A window of Osmerus mordax isolate fOsmMor3 chromosome 11, fOsmMor3.pri, whole genome shotgun sequence genomic DNA:
actggcaaccttcagattactagcccgattccctaaccgctcagtcacctgactccccaatagcagcgttgctgatcaaggtttctactatagatacatacccccttttagaccaacgtataactcaatccagctatactaatcataaacaacaagtatgttcgaagaaccgaattagccagatcacgataagcaagatgatgtcatcttggatgtgtcatttgatctcggatgtaataagcgacgtacggagaacgggcccctggacTTGCAGTCATAGCAACAAGTCCTTTAGCTTacacctgctcgggagcaggcttattttatgtaaacaagatttgatTGCGACTTTATCCACAAGTATCCTGGGGTGGTTGCTGGGTAAACGCAGAGAATGCCTACTATcgacaagtttacgcgccaaatcccagggggccgccataactctacacaaatgcacttcatttccaccggaagtggtttgcaaagcgtctgccggtgtaaacactatggaagcaaatcgttaccaaaattcaaatgcaaatgcatttccagaaacgcatttgcattttaagaatgtggttgcattatttgactcataaatgaaattagtaatcaataatcctatttgcattttaattttcttcttcaagagtgctcaatctttcacttaattaaaatgaaaaagaaacagacatttgagatttaattttcaaaacatgccccagcaaatagataccaaaattcaatttgaaatgtaacatttgaaaattaaaatgcatttccagaaatgcattttcattttaagaacgtggctgcaaaatcgtgaccacaattcaaattcaaatgcatttccagaaatacattttcattttcaagaacgtggctgcaaaatcgtgaccacaattcaaatgcatttccaaaaatgcattttcattttaagaacgtggctgcgaAAGGTTACATTTTCAAAGgttacaattcaaattcaaatgcatttccagaaatgcattttcattttaattcaTTTTCAACGCTTTATCTGGGTTATGAGAAGCCACCTGAGATGAAACGCCGTAGAGTCGTCAGGATGATCGTTgacagttaacccttgtgctgccttcataacgaaccaccgttgtgtttacccaattttacccaattttacccaatacaaaaacaaataaaaataattttcttttaaccattgcaatgtggggggtctgagacagcccgacagttaaaagaaaatgcttcactttgtttttgtaggaggtaaatttgtcgcaatagacggtgggtcacaatgactgatgggtcagaatgacccgaagataacacaagggttaagtcgcAACAACAGGTAGGCTTGACCATAgaggcctttatatatatctatgggcttGACGGCTAAATTTGGTATTGACGCAAGATTTTTTCatgcagaggtgatacaggaagtctgtcacagacatgtcttgtccgtttaaCCCTATGAAataccgaattaattgctcattgcgtgatagatagatccttaagcacagcgcgatatgctcTATTTTTTGAGAGATGGCCTATCGTTTTTTTCGTGAGGGTGTCATTAATATGGGACCAGAAGTGTTACTATAAATCAGAAATTATACTAAAGTAAGAGTATACGTTACAGCCTTGTATATGACGATTGCATGACATTTAACGGTATAAACAGAAGATGTTTCGTCcataataaaagacttgaaccaCAGTTGAAACCAcattatatgacattaaagatgataaacaaagtatgaaaatacaaaaacagcCTACTGTAATAAGCAATAAAACATCTAACACTACTATACATTTAATtttgtctgctactttttgccagccctatttcttggattttgcagactttgaggtgttccctggcgttctgattaaatctgttggctctgttgcggaaaacattttttggccatggtgagcagccataaggtgcgttcgacttaATGCAGcaccggcgtcgcctgcagcccggttgacttgaagcagccaatggcattctcagcttcaagaCAGCCgtctgcagccggctgtcggcgccgccctcgctgcatgaagtcgaactcacctagacttatgtgagcagccaatagcagcgttgctgatcaaggtttctactatcgatacatacccccttttagaccaacgcataactcaatccagctatactagttataaacaacatgggtgttctaagaaccgaattagccagaccatgataagatgatgtcatcttggttgtgtcatttgatctcggatgtaataagcgattTACGGAGAACGTCGCTTATTACAAATGGTTTATATTGTtttcacgtgacgtcacgttccAAGGGGCACGCCCCTGGGAGGGCAAAAAAGACTTTCCGCTGCCCGCCAACTAGTAAGCAATTCATACATTTACTTTCagtctgttgcttttgtgttgccaaaATGCCGGATAGTTGTTGTGCTATCGGATGCACTAATCGAAGAGGAGGCAAGCCTGGACTGTGTTTCTATAGAATTCCGTCTGATAAAGAaaacccagagaggaggagattgtgGATTTGCGCCATTATTAAACGTAATGTTACCTCTCACTCCGGGGAGGGCAAACAATGGCAGCCGTCCAAATATACACGTATTTGCAGCGAACACTTCATCAAAGGTAAGAAAAGTAAAGTTAAACACAAGTATATACAGGTATATTAATTATCGTATTTTTTTGCCATAAAACATCTTTATCAGAGTGTCTTTAAGTAATCGATCTGTCAGGTGACGTCACAGTTGCGCGAACCGAAGGGTATTGTGGGAGTAACCGCCATTTCGACGGTATCAATGCACTGTTGCTCTGTTGTTAGAGAATTGTGTTATTAATTCATTTAATTTAGGTGTCAAAATGGTACGTTCTTGTTGCGTAATAGGCTGCAGTAGAAAGTCTCACGATAGTAAATGTAAAAAACTTACCTACGGGGATAGGTTTTTTGGCTTTCCCACTTTGAAGAAAGGACAGGGACAGCATGTAGCAGACGTAACGAAGAGGCGTCGGATCGCCTGGGTTGCAGCGGTGCGGCGCAAAAACATCACCTTTGCAAACATATCTCGTTTTATGTATGTTTGCTCTCGACATTTTCATAAAGGTAAGAGATTTAAGTGATGTTGACAAATGTGAAGTATCTAACGTTACAGCCACGTGTCATTTTGGACGAATTATGTGTGGCAcagataaatcaaaacaatgcgTGTTGTAACAGCGATtatgttcaagtcttttattatgGGCGAAAAATCTTCTGTTTATACCGTTAAATGTCATGCAATCGTCATATACAGGGCTGTAACATATGTACTCTTACTTTAGTATAATTTCTGACTTATAGTAAAACTTCTGGTCCCATGTTATGACGCTAAAACCTTTTTCATTTTATTGCAGGTCAACCTGCATATGAGATGATGGAGACTGACCCAGACTGGGCACCCTCCCTTCATCTGGGTCACACAGAAATCACTCGCACCAACACTGCACGCTCTGCAAGGCGAAGGAAGAGGGAGCAAAGAAAAAACATACTGCAGCCAGCTGAAGTCGATGAGCAACACACTGTGGATGAGACACACAAGGCTGAAGGAGGCGGTGAGCGACACATTGAGGATGAGACGTAGTTTGTTGTGTATCGAGGCGACCAACTGCAGTAGTCGTAGTGAGTTAAAGTTAgctggggtcaggtggctgagcggttagggattcgggctagtaatcagaaggttgccggttcgattccatgGCTGTGCaaacgacgttgtgtccttgggcaaggcacttcaccctacttgcctcgggggaatgtccctgtacttactgtaagtcgctctggataagagcgtctgctaaatgacaatgtaaatgttaacTAATTTAGCTAAATAGTTGGGTTGTTGTTGTTAGAATCAACTAAACTCAAAATGCATTTGGAATGAAATGATTTGGAAATCCTTTTTCACCGATAATCAACTGAATGTAAAACAGTGTTAAGACTGATAAACTTAGTTTTTTCATACTCATTTGgtcctttgtttttatttacgtttttcacAGCATTccaacttttttggaattgAGGTTGTAATATGTAAAAATTTAAGGAAACGTTGACTTTCCGTTTGAATAGTTAGCAGTTGtttaagggagagaggggttagcTAGTCTACAGTAATGATATCACATATTTAAGTGACTTTTTTGTAACTTGTTGGACATAAACTCTCTTATTATAGGTGCCAAATCTGATGACCCGTTGTCCCCTGACTGGGTACCATCCATCTTTACACACTCACCAGCCATcaagaagaggaaaagagagaaagacatggagaggtATGAGCAGCACAACCGAATGAAGAacaagagggtggaggagaagaagccaGATGCAGTGGATGTCCTCCTAGAACTGTCATCAGAGCCTCATGCTGAGCTGGCGCCACTTAAGGAGGAAGAACAACAGTGTGACAACAGACTATGTAGGGAAAAGATTGAAAGATTACAAAAGGAATGTAATGAGCTCAGGGAGGAAAACCAAAGGTTGCGCTCATCCAATGTAAAGTGGATGTAAATACCTGAGAGAGTGTAGAGGTTCTAGGCACGGGTGAACCGGGGTGGCATGAAGAGAGGGGTGGCATTTTTGTGTTTGGCCCAGAAAACACAGCAAAAAAGTAGTGCGGGGCACACCCATTGTTGTGCCGTTAACTTGGTTTGGGGGGCGGCAAGGGTAAACTTCgtccgggtgggggggggggggagacgtccTTGCCCGGGGTGCCAAATATGCTAGGACCGCCACTGTTGGTTGGGGCCTTGGAGGCCACAGGGTAGCACAGCTTCTTCAGCAGGGAGACAGCTGGTTCCTCAAGACTCGTGTGACAGGCAGCTCTAATGTTTGATGCAGTCACCCTTCCTGCCTTCTGGTCAAACCACATGGCACGTTTTGATTGACGTCCTGTCTCCCTTTCTATTGCATGACAACTGAGTTAACAAGTTTGTAATATGTGACAAATgtaaacaatgataaattaacgtttattcaaaacattaggaacAGTATTGGATTCTGTGTATAACTTTTCTACACTTGTGCTTGTGATATTCCTATCTTCAATCATATTTACTGATTGACCTGTTCTTCTGTTATGCTTAACCCTGTAAAGACCTCTTCACTCTTTGCCTGCAGCTCTTGGTGTGACAGTGACCTGTACTCAGGCTTGTAGATTTTGCTTAGGGGTGCAGGGATGTTCAGTTGGACGGCCCGCCGAGGTATATATCTCTTTGCATGGCCAGGGACAACAGACAAAATGGAGCTTTTGACAGGTTGATATTCAGTGTCTTCAGATAGATGTAGCATTTTGTAGAACGATGTGCATTCATCTGGGGTTGGAGGTGGAAACTtggcaggggtgagggggaggacacCACACCCATCAACagatctctttctctaggcCTTTGTGAAAGCTATCTGGCTCCCTGGTGCATACATACCCTCATTTCCTGATGACTGCCATACTAGGCTCATTCCAGACACAGGCTTCATCTGTGCATGCAGTGCCACTCAGTTTGTTCACAGCTGCTAGCAAAGTGTAGAATATGGCACCTACATGTAAACAAACTTCTCCTAAACCTGCCATACAGGTGCAGTGGCCAAATCGCACCAATCCCTACTTCTCCAATGCAAACCCAGGCTGTTAGTGGAGGGTCATTTACACTGTAGGAATGGTTTACCTGACATTTGAAAACAAGGTTTGATTAGATTTAAGTCATATTATATGATGTCACCTAACACAATAATAACCGAattcagtgatgtggaatgagatcgggagcttggtgaactagctTACCAGTAACTTGGTTGTTGGACTCGCTAGCTTGTGTTAATTTAGCCTATTCAGCCtcccaggtatgttctttgtgctattgtgtagctgaataatttgcctttccagattaaatgtctgttcttggATTGTGACATTAATTTCTAAATAAATGCGATTTATAGTCCAGTGCAATAattgagtagcctacatttataaTGTATCTTTAAAATAGCTAACTACCTAGACTAGCTAATGTTACTGCTCACATCCGTTTGATAGCTATAGCTCTAGCAATTTTTACTATGTGAGTTGGATACACCTTACCTtcgtaattgggtgtgctcaagccttcggcgagagcacaacctttgttctctcacatatatatttatttatttattgggtgtgctcaagccttcggcgagagcacaacctttgttctctcacatatatattagtatttttatttctttttgcccccctaaaactcagtcaatatttggcctacatagacaacgtaggtgtcaaaagtttcgtcttggtagcgattgagttgcttctattggaatttacgttctgttgcatggtttaagcttaagttaagtttttgtggcgaaaagtgaagctaacggtggctaatttgctagccacagtcactgacgttactaacgtcactgagtcactaacgtcacgaaaacacgcgtgactacctttgccagaacattcgtttagcatctgttaacttgggggatagctaggctaactatagctttactgcaaggcagctgcagaaacaccacaagaaaagaggccagggtgataactatttactcattttactttgtgatatggcacacaattgtgatgtgtaatgtacaatataagctgatattattaaggaagtacatctactttcggaaacagtagtctactatttcactgaagtattagcatcatgacattagcctgtgttgcccgggcaacacatactacagtggtctatgatgtagcgttatctgttttcaatcgttaaaataaacattcctcacatatacattttcgttgtaggatttattctgacattagaaaacgatttgttggtgaaattaccattacctgtggtttcaaaccagtgtagctcactgcaacgctgtagcttacgcgagacactactgtacaaaaacatctacactaaacagctgtttaggaagtcaaacggcgacagaacatgttcggcactccccttacttaaatcaaaagtctactaacctgaacttcattgccacagcctaagttgtcaatctgttcatgaaaataattaatttaatcttaaaccgtacaacggaacgttaaatccaattcaaccaacgcaatcgctaccaagacgaacacagcagtagtctagtactgtaccgtaatagtacaatttaccggggcagcttctccacacagggctatatcgcattttgcgttgttactgacaatgatcgctaccagtgagctttttatgaatgagcgattttccactaaataaatgtcaagcttatttacgttttggggggcatattttcagttagcagatggtactgttcgaatcgcgattccatcttctactgccgggtaacgtcgtagaataatcttcaaagggggttctttattaatgaatgaatgcaatgagtaggctaaatgcctgaaaatatcatgagaagggaaaaacttaaaatgacgtttaagtcatagagattaggtcaatttttacaccggtctgcccaatttattcgttttgtttcaaagatgaggctgcctcttgcaggggaaatgagaagacatctatttcattctacacttcactcgtattttcagttgtaaatgagcagcaaaaaaaaatgcttttaaatctatgtcatctttataaataataagtatgcatttttatataaaatatacagaaatatcagttgtaaaaatgtcattcaaaaacggacccctgtgcaaccgacgcaagtaagcacaccctacaatttccccagaaattgtaccctctctagttattatttattttcgcccccctaaggatcagtcaatatttggacaacatacacaacggcggtgtcaaaaggttcgtcttggtagcgattgcgttggttgtatttttatttacgttccgttgcatggtttaagtagaaattgcgtttttgtggtgaaaagtgaagctaacggtggctaatttgctagccacagtcactgacgttacttacgtcactaacgtcacgaaaacacgcgtgactacctgtagcagaacattcgtttcacatctgttaacttgggggatagctaggctaactatagctttactgcaaggcagctgcaggaacgccacaagcaaagaggccagggtgataactattttactttgtgatgtgaaacacaattatgaaatgtaatgtacaatattagctgatattattaaggaagtaggcccacatctacttatGGAaaggtagtctactatttcactgaagcattagcatcatgacattagcctctgttgcccgggcaacacatactacagtggtctatgatgcatctgttttcaatctttaaaataaacattcctcacaaatacattttcgttgtaggatttattatgacattacattacaagtaaacgatttgtgggtgaaattatcattacctgtggtttcaaaccagtgttgctcactgcaatgctgtagcctacgccagacactacaaaaacatctacacagctgtaggaagtcaaacggcgacagaacatgttcggcactccccttacttaatcaaaagtgtatctaactactaaagaatatattgtgcttattaaagttatgcattgtgcttattaaagttatgaacttagaagtgtgctcaggattaaacattgggtctcacactgggtgtgggaagcaggctgttctgtgtctctatctcttcattttcagaaacaaccttgaaaccgggtggagatggcacccgagctggtgggacgcgtaggcaagaacaactccctgatgcacgagagaacaagctcaacccttttttaatacttgtgtttcaattgcactgtataaatatatgctggggagggacagatagccagttggacttcgtgaaccagcccaaactctgttgcgggtagggaaacgtagacagccccagagctctgtacttgttgatttccaactgctgcattaaagctgatactatcggacctctgcgactccagaccactctttctagaacacagatttgtgtcatagaataccatcattacttattggaatagacacatagatttagaatccttcactactaacctgaacttcattgccacagcctagacgttgccaatctgttcgtgaaaataattaatttcagcctaaaccgtacaacggaacgttaaatccaattcaaccaacgcaatcgctaccaagacgaacacagcagtagtctactagtactgtaccgtagtagtacaatttaccggggcagcttctccacacagggctatatcgcattttgcgttgttactgacaatgatcgctaccagtgagctttttatgaatgagcaattttccactaaataaatgtcaagcttatttacgttttggggggcatattttcagttagcagatgggactgtctgaatcgcgattccatcttctactgccgggtaacgtcgtagaataatcttcaaagggggttctttattaatgaatgaatgcaatgagtaggctacatgcctgaaaatatcacgagaagggaaaaacttaaaatgagtttaagtcatagagattaggtccatttttacaccggtctgccaaatttattcgttttgattcaacgatgaggctgcctcttgcaggggaaatgagaagacatatatttcattctacacttcactcgtattttcagttgtaaatgagcagcaccctacaatttccccagaaattgtaccctctctagttgtcaaTGTAGTTCGAAACAATTCGAAACCGTTTCCCTcttgcttgaagggcagcaacCATAGAATCCTATGTACATCGTTAATTGTAATTTTGGGAAGATTGTCCAAACTTCTCTAAAAACATTCCCTACTTGTGTGAGAACTAACGTAACTGCCAGCTACCGGAAGTTGTTGAGCTGGATTATGCAATATGCAGAAGTAATAAGAGACGCTAACTGAAAAACTTGTTATAGGCAGGTATGGAGGATTACAAACTTTACATACTTCTA
This region includes:
- the LOC136951478 gene encoding THAP domain-containing protein 1-like gives rise to the protein MPDSCCAIGCTNRRGGKPGLCFYRIPSDKENPERRRLWICAIIKRNVTSHSGEGKQWQPSKYTRICSEHFIKGAKSDDPLSPDWVPSIFTHSPAIKKRKREKDMERYEQHNRMKNKRVEEKKPDAVDVLLELSSEPHAELAPLKEEEQQCDNRLCREKIERLQKECNELREENQRLRSSNVKWM